From the Deltaproteobacteria bacterium HGW-Deltaproteobacteria-4 genome, one window contains:
- a CDS encoding dUTP diphosphatase — protein MPPSTLTVQVRRLSPTAILPRYMTDLAAGVDLHADLASEIILEPGERTLIPTGLALAIPDGFEGQVRPRSGLALKKGIGLVNSPGTIDADYRGEVGIIIINYGQDAVTIAPGERIAQLIIAPVVRVEFVAVDELDTTRRNAGGFGHTGG, from the coding sequence ATGCCTCCCTCGACTTTGACCGTCCAGGTGCGCCGCCTCTCCCCGACGGCGATTCTGCCCCGCTACATGACCGATCTCGCCGCCGGTGTTGACCTTCATGCTGATTTAGCATCCGAAATAATCCTCGAACCAGGGGAGCGAACTCTCATTCCCACGGGTTTGGCTCTGGCGATCCCTGACGGGTTTGAAGGTCAGGTACGGCCCCGTTCCGGTTTGGCCTTGAAAAAGGGGATAGGACTGGTCAATTCGCCCGGCACTATCGATGCGGATTATCGAGGCGAAGTTGGAATTATCATCATCAATTACGGACAGGACGCAGTGACGATCGCCCCTGGCGAACGTATTGCTCAGCTGATCATTGCCCCGGTTGTCCGGGTGGAATTTGTCGCTGTCGATGAACTCGATACCACCCGGCGCAATGCCGGCGGCTTCGGCCATACCGGAGGATAA
- a CDS encoding threonylcarbamoyl-AMP synthase — protein MIIPVHADNPQPRQITRIVETLRKGGVIAYPTDTIYGIGCDITNRKAIQQIYRIKERDPKKPFAFICPDLAAITRFAQVSNFAFRILKQRLPGPFTFILETTRQTPEILTTKQKTVGIRIPDNRIALAIVTELGEPLVTTSVNLSGSNPLCDPYDIEDEFGQQLDMVVDGGILMGDPSTVISLVGDRIEVLRQGCGETSWITEG, from the coding sequence ATGATCATACCTGTTCATGCCGATAACCCGCAGCCGCGCCAGATCACCCGCATTGTCGAGACATTGCGCAAAGGCGGGGTCATCGCTTATCCGACTGATACCATCTACGGCATCGGTTGCGACATTACCAATCGCAAAGCGATTCAGCAGATCTACCGGATCAAGGAACGCGATCCGAAGAAGCCCTTCGCCTTTATCTGCCCTGATCTGGCCGCGATCACCCGTTTTGCCCAGGTCAGCAACTTCGCTTTTCGTATCCTTAAACAACGGCTTCCCGGTCCTTTTACCTTTATCCTCGAAACGACGCGGCAGACTCCGGAGATCCTCACCACCAAGCAGAAGACCGTCGGTATTCGTATTCCTGATAATCGCATTGCTCTGGCGATTGTGACCGAACTCGGCGAGCCCCTTGTCACCACCAGCGTCAACCTTTCCGGCAGCAATCCCTTGTGTGATCCTTATGATATTGAGGATGAATTCGGCCAGCAACTCGATATGGTTGTCGATGGCGGCATCCTCATGGGCGATCCTTCGACAGTGATCAGCCTGGTCGGCGACCGCATTGAGGTGTTGCGGCAGGGCTGCGGCGAAACTTCCTGGATCACGGAAGGATAA
- a CDS encoding peptidase M16, producing MIQKSVLDNGIRIVSEKIPAVRSAAVGIWIETGARHEMPQVSGISHLVEHMLFKGTQTRDARTIAKTIDSVGGVLNGFTSREYTCYYAKVLGEKLPLAIDLLADMVQNSIFDPDELEKERRVILQEIGMVEDSPDELSYDLFNQTFWQNHPLGNSITGTAASIESLTRDDLCDFVHERYCGEGIVIVAAGNVDHRQVVDLITAAFSGMSPTLPEVATLLPDYGRHLHLHEKELEQVHICLGTRLLPQDHPNRFAAYLLNMILGGGMSSRLFQSIRENLGLAYSIYSSVDAHSDAGALVVYAAVAPADTRQTVEEILKELAKFRAQPILADELAVAKDQLQGNILLSLESSDTCMSLLARNEIYLGRIFPVRELQRGIEKVTVEDIHRLAEFVIKDEYLNLQILGRIQPHGFDLSQLTVEGR from the coding sequence ATGATCCAGAAATCGGTTCTCGATAACGGTATCCGGATAGTTAGTGAAAAGATCCCGGCGGTTCGCTCTGCGGCCGTCGGGATCTGGATCGAGACCGGTGCTCGCCATGAAATGCCGCAGGTCAGCGGCATATCTCACCTTGTCGAGCACATGCTTTTCAAGGGGACGCAGACGCGTGATGCCCGGACGATTGCTAAAACCATCGATTCGGTCGGCGGCGTTCTCAACGGTTTCACCAGTCGGGAATATACCTGTTATTACGCTAAGGTTCTTGGCGAAAAGCTGCCGCTGGCCATCGATCTGCTCGCCGACATGGTGCAGAATTCGATCTTTGACCCGGATGAGCTCGAAAAGGAGCGGCGGGTCATCCTGCAGGAGATCGGGATGGTCGAAGACTCCCCCGATGAGCTCAGTTACGACCTCTTTAACCAGACCTTCTGGCAAAATCATCCCCTCGGCAACTCCATCACCGGCACGGCCGCCTCCATAGAATCCCTGACCCGCGACGATCTCTGTGACTTTGTGCATGAGCGCTATTGTGGCGAAGGAATTGTCATCGTTGCTGCCGGGAATGTCGATCATCGTCAAGTCGTCGATCTGATCACGGCGGCTTTTTCCGGCATGAGCCCGACCCTTCCGGAGGTCGCCACGCTCCTGCCGGACTACGGTCGACATCTGCACCTGCACGAAAAAGAGCTCGAACAGGTTCATATCTGTCTCGGGACCCGTCTCCTCCCCCAGGATCATCCCAACCGTTTCGCTGCCTATCTCCTCAACATGATCCTCGGCGGCGGCATGAGTTCACGGCTCTTTCAATCGATCCGGGAAAATCTCGGGTTGGCTTACTCGATCTACAGTTCTGTCGATGCTCATTCCGATGCCGGTGCTTTGGTTGTTTATGCGGCGGTTGCGCCGGCGGATACCCGGCAGACGGTGGAGGAGATTCTCAAAGAATTGGCAAAATTTAGGGCCCAACCGATCCTTGCGGATGAATTGGCTGTTGCCAAGGATCAGCTGCAGGGGAATATCCTCCTGTCGCTGGAAAGTTCCGACACTTGCATGTCTTTGCTGGCGCGCAACGAAATTTATCTCGGTCGCATCTTCCCGGTCCGCGAATTGCAGCGGGGCATTGAGAAGGTGACGGTGGAAGATATTCATCGTCTCGCTGAATTTGTTATCAAGGATGAATACCTGAATCTTCAGATTCTTGGCCGCATCCAGCCGCACGGTTTCGACCTGTCGCAACTCACGGTCGAGGGACGCTAG
- the pnp gene encoding polyribonucleotide nucleotidyltransferase, whose amino-acid sequence MFEATYHQVEMQFNGQPLTIETGKMARQAHGAVIVTYGDTKVLCTVVSASKMREGQDFFPLTVNYQEKFYAAGKIPGSFFRRERGSSERETLICRLIDRPMRPLFPKGYMFETQIMPTVISADLINDPDTLAMVAASASVVISDIPFAGPIAAVRVGRVAGELIANPTREQMAASDLDIIVSGSKEAVMMVEGEADLISEDDMLEAIFYGHNALQPLIELQSKLQALVGVSKRAFEVAKADTELETKITPLAAERLKAASKIRSKQERYAAIDQIKTEIKELMEVEHAGRGNEVSAILNSISKRTLRQMVTKEKVRIDGRDMTTIRPIVSEVGNLPRTHGSALFTRGETQALVAATLGTSSDEQRMDNIQGMEFKKFMLHYNFPPFSVGETSMRLFPGRREIGHGYLAERSIAKVLPQHDAFPYTIRIVSDVLESNGSSSMASVCGASMALMDAGVPLTAPVAGIAMGLIKEGDDVAVLSDILGDEDHLGDMDFKVTGTATGIAALQMDIKITGVDRAIMKQALEQAKAGRIHILGKMAEAIATPRGDLSQYAPRITTIYVKSDQVRTVIGSGGKNIRGIIEATGCSIDIEDDGRINIASADGDACKKAIKMIRDLTQEAEVGKIYQGTVRKIMEFGAFVEIYPGTDGLVHVSELAHERVKNVSDVVAEGDSILVKCIGIDKQGKIKLSRKEALGKPETAGE is encoded by the coding sequence ATGTTTGAAGCAACCTATCATCAAGTTGAAATGCAGTTTAACGGCCAGCCGTTGACGATCGAAACCGGCAAAATGGCGCGCCAGGCGCACGGCGCGGTTATCGTCACTTATGGCGATACCAAAGTCCTTTGCACCGTCGTTTCTGCCAGCAAGATGCGTGAAGGGCAAGATTTCTTCCCGCTGACCGTAAACTATCAGGAAAAATTCTACGCCGCCGGCAAGATTCCCGGATCTTTCTTCCGTCGTGAGCGGGGCTCTTCAGAGCGCGAAACGCTGATCTGCCGCCTGATTGACCGTCCGATGCGTCCGCTCTTTCCCAAGGGCTATATGTTCGAGACCCAGATTATGCCGACGGTCATCTCCGCGGATCTGATCAATGACCCCGATACCCTGGCGATGGTTGCCGCCTCGGCTTCGGTCGTCATTTCCGACATCCCCTTTGCTGGCCCGATTGCCGCTGTACGCGTCGGCCGGGTCGCCGGCGAGTTAATCGCCAATCCGACGCGCGAGCAGATGGCCGCCAGCGATCTCGATATTATCGTTTCGGGCTCAAAAGAAGCGGTGATGATGGTCGAAGGCGAAGCCGATCTCATCTCCGAAGATGATATGCTCGAAGCGATCTTCTACGGTCACAATGCTCTGCAGCCGCTGATTGAACTGCAGTCCAAATTGCAAGCACTGGTCGGCGTCAGCAAACGTGCTTTCGAAGTCGCCAAGGCGGATACTGAACTCGAAACCAAGATCACCCCGTTGGCTGCTGAGCGTCTCAAGGCCGCGAGCAAAATCCGCTCGAAACAGGAGCGCTATGCCGCTATCGATCAGATTAAAACCGAGATTAAAGAGCTGATGGAAGTCGAGCACGCCGGACGCGGTAATGAAGTCTCCGCCATCCTCAATTCGATTTCGAAGCGCACCTTACGGCAGATGGTCACCAAGGAGAAGGTCCGCATCGACGGTCGCGATATGACGACGATTCGTCCGATCGTCAGCGAAGTTGGAAATCTCCCCCGCACCCACGGCAGCGCTCTCTTTACCCGCGGCGAGACCCAGGCTCTGGTAGCCGCGACCCTCGGCACCTCCAGCGATGAACAGCGCATGGATAACATTCAGGGGATGGAGTTCAAGAAGTTCATGCTCCATTACAACTTTCCTCCTTTCTCGGTCGGCGAGACCAGCATGCGTCTCTTCCCGGGCCGTCGCGAAATCGGCCACGGCTATCTTGCCGAGCGCTCGATTGCCAAAGTGCTCCCCCAGCATGATGCCTTCCCTTATACCATCCGCATCGTCTCCGATGTTCTCGAGTCGAATGGTTCTTCGTCGATGGCGAGTGTCTGCGGCGCTTCCATGGCACTGATGGATGCCGGTGTCCCCTTGACAGCTCCGGTGGCGGGGATTGCCATGGGTCTCATCAAGGAAGGGGATGATGTTGCCGTCCTTTCCGACATCCTCGGCGATGAAGATCACCTCGGCGATATGGACTTCAAAGTCACCGGTACTGCCACTGGCATTGCCGCCCTGCAGATGGATATCAAGATTACCGGTGTCGACCGGGCAATCATGAAGCAGGCGCTGGAGCAGGCGAAAGCCGGCCGCATCCATATCCTCGGCAAGATGGCCGAAGCGATCGCGACCCCCCGTGGCGATCTGTCACAGTACGCGCCGCGGATCACCACCATCTACGTGAAATCCGACCAGGTCCGCACCGTTATCGGTTCGGGCGGCAAAAATATCCGCGGCATTATCGAAGCGACCGGTTGCTCGATCGACATCGAAGATGACGGCCGGATCAATATTGCCTCGGCTGATGGCGATGCCTGCAAAAAAGCGATCAAGATGATTCGCGATCTCACCCAGGAAGCCGAAGTCGGCAAGATTTATCAGGGGACCGTGCGCAAAATCATGGAATTCGGCGCTTTTGTTGAAATCTATCCCGGCACCGATGGCTTGGTACACGTTTCTGAACTCGCGCATGAGCGGGTCAAGAACGTCTCCGATGTTGTGGCCGAAGGCGATTCGATTCTGGTCAAGTGTATCGGCATCGACAAGCAAGGGAAGATTAAGCTCTCCCGCAAGGAAGCCCTTGGTAAGCCTGAAACCGCTGGCGAGTAA